The Paracoccus albus region GTGATCGGCTGTGCGGTAATGGGTCTGGCCGGTGCGATGATGATCACGCAGGACGGGCTGATGGCACCTACGCAGTATAACCCGCTGCGCTATACCTTCGTGATCTGGGTGATGGTGATCGTCGGCGGCTCTGGCAACAACTGGGGCGCGGCGCTTGGCGGCATCCTGATCTGGTTCCTTTGGATCAAGGCGGAAAGCTGGGGGCCACAGCTGATCGGGCTTCTGACATCGCCGCTGCCTGCCGGGGACATCAAGTCGCACCTGCTCGCAAGCTCTCCGCATATGCGGTTTATAGCGATGGGGCTGATCCTGCTGCTGGTGCTGCGCTTCTCGCCACGCGGTCTGGTGCCAGAGAAGTAAAGCCATCGGGCAAGCACAAAAAAGGGGCCCTTGCGGCCCCTTTTCCATGTCAGCACCCTGCGAAAGGTCAGCGGCAATTATCGGCCATCACGACGGACCACCAAAGCCTTCCGCCCATGTTGACCACGCCTATCCCGGCGTCGTCGAATTTCTGGTGAACCAGAACTTCCTCATCCGGCTCATGCGCCATCCAGTTCGCCATCTGGGAATAGGCATCGCCCGAACGACCGATCAGCTGCGCTGAAGAGCAGGCCGAGTATTCTACCGCCCGGACACGGTGAACAACTGACGACCCGTTCGAGCCCGCGACCGAGGCGCGGCCCATCGTTGCCATATCGCAGGCATGCGCCTGCGCGGCGAAGGTCAGATTATCCCGGAATGTAAGCGGAGAACGACCCAGTGCTGTGCGCTCTGCGTTGATACGTTCCTTCATCTGCTCCACCGCGCCAGCGTCGGCGGGTGCGCAAACCGGGCCTATGGCCTCGACTGCGGGCGCAGGCAGACCGGGATCAGCAGCAGGAGTTACACTGATAGGCGTGTCGCTGTCGCCTGCAGCGGCTAGATTATCAGCTGAGCAGGCAGATAACGCAATTGCCGCGCCAGCAAGCGCAGCTAAGGTGGTCCGGGCCGGCGGTCTATACATTCATGCCTCTCCTGTGAATCAAGTCGTTGTTTCGGAAGTCTAATTCACAACGCTGCGATTTACGAAAGGGTTCCTGACGCTTCCCGGAGCAGCTCCACTCTTGCCACGCAGGCATCCGCGCCGTAAATGCCGACCATGACCCAGCATCAGCGCCTTCTCATCATCGATTTCGGATCTCAGGTCACACAGTTGATCGCGCGCCGCCTGCGCGAACTGGATGTGTATTGCGAGATCCATCCCTACCAGAACGTCACCGACGCGAGCCTTGCCGAGCTTGCGCCCCGCGCGGTGATCCTGTCCGGCGGCCCGGACAGCGTGACGCGCGAAGGCAGCCCCCGCGCGCCGGACTCGCTGTGGTCTATGGGCGTGCCGATTTTCGGCATCTGCTATGGCCAGCAGGTCATGATGACGCAACTTGGCGGCAAGGTAGAGGCAGGTCATCACGCCGAATATGGCCGCGCCTTTGTGGCACCCGCGCCGGGTCACAAGAAAGACGGTATCTTCGCGGGCCTGTCAGACCGGGAACAGGTCTGGATGAGCCATGGCGACCGGGTCACCGCACTCGCGCCGGGGTTTGAGGTGATCGGCACCTCGCCCAACGCGCCTTTCGCCATCACCGCCGACGAATCGCGCGGCTTCTTCGCCGTGCAGTTCCACCCCGAGGTGCATCACACCCCGAACGGCAAAACCATGCTGGAGAATTTCATCCGCATGGCGGGCTTCACCGGCGACTGGACCATGGCCGCTTACCGGGATGAGGCGATCCGCAAGATCCGCGAACAGGTCGGCGACAAAAAGGTGATCTGCGGCCTGTCCGGCGGGGTCGATTCCTCGGTCGCCGCCGTGCTGATCCATGAGGCGATCGGCGACCAGCTTACCTGCGTTTTCGTCGATCACGGGCTTTTGCGGCAGAATGAGGCCGAGGAAGTCGTCTCCATGTTCCGCGACAATTACAATATCCCGCTGATCCATGCCGACGAATCCGACCTGTTCATCGGTGAGTTGGAAGGTGTTTCCGACCCCGAAATCAAGCGCAAGACCATAGGCCGTCTGTTCATCGACGTGTTCCAGAAATATGCGAACGAAATCGAGGGGGCAGAGTTTCTGGCGCAAGGCACGCTGTATCCGGACGTGATCGAAAGCGTGTCCTTCAGCGGCGGCCCCTCGGTCACGATCAAATCGCACCACAATGTCGGCGGCTTGCCCGAGAAGATGGGTCTGAAACTGGTCGAACCGCTGCGCGAGCTGTTCAAGGACGAGGTCCGCGCCCTTGGCCGCGAACTGGGCCTGCCCGACAGCTTCATTGGTCGCCACCCCTTCCCCGGACCGGGTCTGGCGATCCGCTGCCCCGGAGAGATCACCCGCGACAAGCTGGACATCCTGCGCAAGGCCGACGCGGTCTATATCGACCAGATCCGCAAGCACGGGCTTTACGACGAGATCTGGCAGGCTTTCGTGGCGATCCTGCCCGTGCGCACCGTCGGCGTGATGGGCGACGGGCGCACCTATGATTACGCCTGCGCGCTTCGGGCGGTGACTTCGGTCGATGGGATGACGGCGGATTACTATCCGTTCAGCCACGACTTCCTTGGCGAGACAGCCACGCGGATCATCAATGAGGTGAAGGGTATCAACCGCGTAACCTATGACATCACATCCAAGCCACCCGGCACGATTGAGTGGGAGTGATCGCGTAACAGCGCGTCTTAACTTCGATTGCCCTCGGCGTGCCGGTGTATCCGGGGCGCTACCGTGGATCCGGATACGTGTCCGCTTCGGATGCGCCTAACGCGCGCATTCATCCAGTGGCGGATCAGATATTTGTAAAGCAGCGCCTTTAATCCAACGATATTCTGATGGTGCTTGGCGTAGAACGCGTCGGGGCTGTCAAAAAGACCAAAATCCGCGTTAATGCCGGTCCGCTGGATATAGGTGTCCGTTCCACGCCAATCCACGGGCGGATCGGACAAACACATTGTGCCGACGCCATACCCGCAAAACTCGCTGACCTCATTGTTAAAGCGCTGTTGGATCGCCGACAGGAAGTCCCGGTCCAGAATGAAGCCTT contains the following coding sequences:
- the guaA gene encoding glutamine-hydrolyzing GMP synthase; amino-acid sequence: MTQHQRLLIIDFGSQVTQLIARRLRELDVYCEIHPYQNVTDASLAELAPRAVILSGGPDSVTREGSPRAPDSLWSMGVPIFGICYGQQVMMTQLGGKVEAGHHAEYGRAFVAPAPGHKKDGIFAGLSDREQVWMSHGDRVTALAPGFEVIGTSPNAPFAITADESRGFFAVQFHPEVHHTPNGKTMLENFIRMAGFTGDWTMAAYRDEAIRKIREQVGDKKVICGLSGGVDSSVAAVLIHEAIGDQLTCVFVDHGLLRQNEAEEVVSMFRDNYNIPLIHADESDLFIGELEGVSDPEIKRKTIGRLFIDVFQKYANEIEGAEFLAQGTLYPDVIESVSFSGGPSVTIKSHHNVGGLPEKMGLKLVEPLRELFKDEVRALGRELGLPDSFIGRHPFPGPGLAIRCPGEITRDKLDILRKADAVYIDQIRKHGLYDEIWQAFVAILPVRTVGVMGDGRTYDYACALRAVTSVDGMTADYYPFSHDFLGETATRIINEVKGINRVTYDITSKPPGTIEWE
- a CDS encoding CAP domain-containing protein, whose translation is MYRPPARTTLAALAGAAIALSACSADNLAAAGDSDTPISVTPAADPGLPAPAVEAIGPVCAPADAGAVEQMKERINAERTALGRSPLTFRDNLTFAAQAHACDMATMGRASVAGSNGSSVVHRVRAVEYSACSSAQLIGRSGDAYSQMANWMAHEPDEEVLVHQKFDDAGIGVVNMGGRLWWSVVMADNCR